A stretch of the Pangasianodon hypophthalmus isolate fPanHyp1 chromosome 28, fPanHyp1.pri, whole genome shotgun sequence genome encodes the following:
- the LOC113547337 gene encoding CD209 antigen-like protein E isoform X1, translated as MTRNDYANSGTSADNRSADLKDTYEAIYVNEDVLETRVTRIRTKSTSGSRCYRLTAVCVVLLCVFLLTAITVLWIKFDTERNLSKQLQQERDDLQKMLDVLDMQEKLRWANFSSSLYYFSEMKNWTESRQDCRERGGDLVTINSKEKQEFIVEQLQGSRTWIGLSDREAEGEWKWVDGMPLATGFRYWAEHQPDNYSDEDCAEIGFPDRQSWNDRPCFHKQGWICEKSVGSVRTV; from the exons atgaCTAGAAATGATTATGCAAACTCAGGAACTTCAGCAGACAACAGATCAGCTGACTTAAAGGACACATACGAAGCTATCTATGTGAATGAAGATGTTCTGGAGACTCGGGTGACCAGAATCCGTACGAAAAGTACCTCAG GAAGCAGATGTTACAGactgactgcagtgtgtgtggtgctgctgtgtgttttcctgctgactgccatcacagtgctgtggatcaaATTCGATACAGAGCGAAACTTAAGCAAGCAGTTACAGCAGGAGAGAGATGACCTTCAGAAAATGTTGGATGTATTAG ATATGCAGGAAAAGCTGAGATGGGCAAACTTCAGCTCCAGTCTGTACTACTTCTCTGAGATGAAGAACTGGACTGAGAGCAGACaggactgcagagagagaggaggagaccTGGTGACCATAAACAGCAaagagaaacag GAGTTCATCGTTGAACAGCTGCAAGGAAGTCGGACTTGGATTGGTCTGAGTGACAGAGAAGCAGAGGGAGAGTGGAAATGGGTGGATGGTATGCCACTGGCCACTGG TTTCAGGTACTGGGCTGAACACCAACCAGATAATTACAGTGACGAAGACTGTGCTGAGATTGGGTTTCCAGATAGACAGAGCTGGAACGACAGACCATGCTTTCATAAACAAGGCTGGATCTGTGAGAAGAGTGTTGGATCTGTCAGAAcagtatag
- the LOC113547337 gene encoding CD209 antigen-like protein E isoform X2 translates to MTRNDYANSGTSADNRSADLKDTYEAIYVNEDVLETRVTRIRTKSTSGSRCYRLTAVCVVLLCVFLLTAITVLWIKFDTERNLSKQLQQERDDLQKMLDVLDMQEKLRWANFSSSLYYFSEMKNWTESRQDCRERGGDLVTINSKEKQEFIVEQLQGSRTWIGLSDREAEGEWKWVDGMPLATGYWAEHQPDNYSDEDCAEIGFPDRQSWNDRPCFHKQGWICEKSVGSVRTV, encoded by the exons atgaCTAGAAATGATTATGCAAACTCAGGAACTTCAGCAGACAACAGATCAGCTGACTTAAAGGACACATACGAAGCTATCTATGTGAATGAAGATGTTCTGGAGACTCGGGTGACCAGAATCCGTACGAAAAGTACCTCAG GAAGCAGATGTTACAGactgactgcagtgtgtgtggtgctgctgtgtgttttcctgctgactgccatcacagtgctgtggatcaaATTCGATACAGAGCGAAACTTAAGCAAGCAGTTACAGCAGGAGAGAGATGACCTTCAGAAAATGTTGGATGTATTAG ATATGCAGGAAAAGCTGAGATGGGCAAACTTCAGCTCCAGTCTGTACTACTTCTCTGAGATGAAGAACTGGACTGAGAGCAGACaggactgcagagagagaggaggagaccTGGTGACCATAAACAGCAaagagaaacag GAGTTCATCGTTGAACAGCTGCAAGGAAGTCGGACTTGGATTGGTCTGAGTGACAGAGAAGCAGAGGGAGAGTGGAAATGGGTGGATGGTATGCCACTGGCCACTGG GTACTGGGCTGAACACCAACCAGATAATTACAGTGACGAAGACTGTGCTGAGATTGGGTTTCCAGATAGACAGAGCTGGAACGACAGACCATGCTTTCATAAACAAGGCTGGATCTGTGAGAAGAGTGTTGGATCTGTCAGAAcagtatag